The proteins below come from a single Myxococcales bacterium genomic window:
- the murG gene encoding undecaprenyldiphospho-muramoylpentapeptide beta-N-acetylglucosaminyltransferase, which produces MSRETIFVCAGGTGGHVFPGLAVADALGRLAEVDCRFLGTARGMETRVVPARGYPLELLTVTAMKGGGIRRAAKGALSVVGSMRSVTALFRRYSPKLVVSVGGYSAGPAALAALAARVPLAIVEPNAVPGFTHRVLGPFARRAYLAWDEVAERFPKGRARVLGVPLGRAFARVPYQTRGRRRVLVLGGSLGAQALNERMPLALGRVSRDLGGVEVVHQTGVGREAEVRGLYDRAGVAEARCVPFLDDVAGELAAADLVVARAGAVSVAEIACVGRASLLVPFPYAADDHQLKNATLFQRRGACRLVEQERATVDRIASDVRLVLSDDGLRERMARAAASAGRPDAALEIACDLVELGGLKMRSVVGDDLGGSRGRRTEVH; this is translated from the coding sequence GTGAGCCGCGAGACCATCTTCGTCTGCGCGGGCGGCACCGGCGGCCACGTCTTCCCTGGGCTCGCGGTCGCTGACGCGCTCGGGCGGCTCGCCGAGGTCGACTGTCGGTTCCTGGGCACCGCGCGCGGCATGGAGACGCGCGTCGTGCCAGCGCGCGGCTACCCGCTCGAGCTGCTGACGGTCACCGCCATGAAGGGGGGAGGGATCCGCCGCGCCGCGAAGGGCGCGCTCTCCGTCGTGGGCTCCATGCGCTCCGTGACGGCGCTCTTCCGCCGCTACTCTCCGAAGCTCGTCGTGTCGGTGGGCGGATACAGCGCCGGCCCCGCCGCGCTCGCGGCCCTCGCGGCGCGCGTGCCGCTCGCGATCGTCGAGCCGAACGCCGTGCCGGGCTTCACCCACCGCGTGCTGGGGCCCTTCGCGCGCCGCGCGTACCTCGCGTGGGACGAGGTGGCGGAGCGCTTCCCGAAGGGGCGAGCGCGGGTGCTGGGCGTGCCCCTCGGGCGCGCGTTCGCGCGCGTCCCGTACCAGACTCGCGGCCGTCGCCGCGTCCTCGTGCTCGGGGGAAGCCTCGGCGCGCAGGCCCTGAACGAGCGCATGCCGCTCGCGCTCGGCCGGGTGAGCCGCGACCTCGGCGGCGTGGAGGTCGTCCACCAGACCGGCGTGGGACGGGAGGCCGAGGTGCGCGGCCTCTACGACCGGGCGGGAGTCGCCGAGGCTCGGTGCGTGCCGTTCCTCGACGACGTCGCGGGCGAGCTCGCCGCCGCGGACCTCGTCGTCGCCCGCGCGGGCGCGGTCAGCGTCGCGGAGATCGCGTGCGTCGGTCGGGCGAGCTTGCTCGTCCCGTTCCCCTACGCAGCGGACGATCACCAGCTGAAGAACGCCACTCTCTTCCAGCGGCGAGGCGCCTGCCGGCTCGTCGAGCAAGAGCGCGCGACCGTCGATCGCATCGCGAGCGACGTCCGCCTCGTGCTCTCGGACGACGGGCTCCGCGAGCGCATGGCGCGCGCCGCGGCCAGCGCGGGCCGGCCCGACGCCGCCCTCGAGATCGCTTGCGACCTCGTGGAGCTCGGGGGCCTCAAGATGCGCAGCGTGGTCGGCGACGATCTTGGGGGCTCGCGCGGCCGCCGCACGGAGGTTCACTGA
- the ftsZ gene encoding cell division protein FtsZ has protein sequence MSFSIEFADESQEYQARIKVIGCGGSGGNAVNTMINFGLEGVEFIVVNTDVQALNANAAPTKLTIGQNITKGLGAGADPERGRKAALEDVQRIKELISGADMVFVTAGMGGGTGTGAAPVIAQIAREEGALTVGVVTKPFLFEGRQRSRRAEQGLAALAEHVDTLITIPNQKLLMMGDDDLTFIDACRKADEVLFQAVKGISDLITQSGIVNVDFADVKTVMSNMGRALMGTGVAKGANRARVAAELAISSPLLDEISVDGATGVLINIVGGSELKMREIQEAASLIQEQAHEDANIIFGASIDESLGENLKVTVIATGFDSAERELAAESQSHARVTSQAPQTISSFQPQRSTSSFAPSARQSDVIPALSTRRPAPAPREAAAEGRYPSAPEPRYPPASQPRMAVRERPPSSQSFPAFDNEWDVPAFQRKQQ, from the coding sequence ATGAGTTTTTCAATCGAGTTCGCGGACGAGTCGCAGGAGTACCAGGCGCGCATCAAGGTGATCGGCTGCGGCGGCTCCGGCGGCAATGCGGTCAACACCATGATCAACTTCGGCCTGGAGGGCGTGGAGTTCATCGTGGTGAACACCGACGTCCAGGCGCTCAACGCGAACGCGGCGCCGACGAAGCTCACCATCGGCCAGAACATCACGAAGGGCCTCGGCGCCGGCGCCGATCCCGAGCGCGGCCGTAAGGCGGCCCTCGAGGACGTCCAGCGCATCAAGGAGCTCATCTCCGGCGCCGACATGGTGTTCGTGACGGCCGGCATGGGCGGCGGCACCGGCACCGGCGCAGCCCCCGTCATCGCGCAAATCGCCCGCGAAGAAGGCGCCCTCACCGTCGGCGTCGTGACCAAGCCGTTCCTGTTCGAGGGGCGCCAGCGCTCGCGCCGCGCGGAGCAGGGCCTCGCCGCCCTGGCCGAGCACGTCGACACGCTCATCACGATCCCGAACCAGAAGCTCCTCATGATGGGCGACGACGACCTCACCTTCATCGACGCCTGCCGCAAGGCGGACGAGGTGTTGTTCCAGGCCGTGAAGGGCATCAGCGACCTCATCACCCAGAGCGGCATCGTGAACGTCGACTTCGCGGACGTGAAGACCGTGATGAGCAACATGGGCCGGGCGCTCATGGGCACCGGCGTCGCGAAGGGCGCGAACCGCGCGCGCGTCGCCGCGGAGCTCGCCATCTCCTCTCCCCTGCTCGACGAGATCTCGGTCGACGGAGCCACGGGTGTCCTCATCAACATCGTCGGCGGCTCGGAGCTGAAGATGCGCGAAATCCAAGAGGCCGCCTCCCTCATCCAGGAGCAGGCGCACGAGGACGCGAACATCATCTTCGGCGCGAGCATCGACGAGAGCCTCGGCGAAAACCTCAAGGTCACGGTCATCGCGACCGGCTTCGACTCCGCCGAGCGCGAGCTCGCCGCCGAGTCGCAGTCGCACGCGCGGGTCACGTCGCAGGCGCCCCAGACCATCTCCTCGTTCCAGCCGCAGCGCTCGACCTCGTCGTTCGCGCCGAGCGCGCGTCAGTCGGACGTCATCCCGGCGCTGTCGACGCGCCGCCCGGCGCCCGCCCCGCGCGAAGCCGCCGCCGAGGGGCGCTACCCGTCGGCGCCGGAGCCCCGCTACCCGCCGGCCTCGCAGCCGCGCATGGCCGTTCGCGAGCGCCCGCCGAGCTCTCAGAGCTTCCCGGCCTTCGACAACGAGTGGGACGTGCCCGCGTTCCAGCGCAAGCAGCAGTAA
- the murD gene encoding UDP-N-acetylmuramoyl-L-alanine--D-glutamate ligase, with protein sequence MIDLKSKRVTVIGLGASGLAAARLCLARGAVVTLGDARADVPAAAELAAAGAELALGDHALALADAELVVLSPGVPPFAELALAEGRGAEIVSEVELATRALVRPAPIVAVGGTNGKSTVTTLLGELLSAGGRRVFIGGNLGEPLSAHADEELDLIVLEVSSYQMERVRTFAPRAALLLNLSPDHLDRYAGMAEYAAAKGNAFARQTPADLAVVPFGDEGCLAQARRGGGRVVTFGVEPQADVVVAADHILHRGLGARFSLAQLRLRGAHNALNVAAALAVAIDLGVDAAFVASVLSTFEGLAHRMAYVAEVGGVRFYDDSKGTNVGASVTALLGLAEPKAVIILGGRDKGGTYAPLVDALRARARAAVLVGEAAPLLADAIGDAVPTARAATMAEAVDQAATFARPGDAVLLSPACSSFDMFRDYKERGDVFVAAVHARSGESAEAPHEPAASPGGANEGRWRGRVEGEGSP encoded by the coding sequence GTGATCGATCTGAAGAGCAAGCGGGTGACGGTGATCGGCCTCGGCGCGAGCGGCCTCGCGGCGGCGCGCCTCTGCCTCGCGCGCGGCGCGGTCGTGACCTTGGGCGACGCGCGCGCCGACGTCCCCGCGGCCGCGGAGCTCGCGGCGGCAGGGGCCGAGCTCGCCCTGGGCGACCACGCGCTCGCGCTCGCGGACGCCGAGCTCGTGGTCCTCTCGCCCGGCGTGCCGCCGTTCGCCGAGCTCGCGCTGGCCGAGGGCCGCGGCGCGGAGATCGTCTCCGAGGTCGAGCTCGCGACGCGCGCCCTCGTGCGCCCGGCGCCCATCGTCGCGGTCGGCGGGACCAACGGCAAGTCGACCGTCACCACGCTGCTCGGGGAGCTCCTCTCCGCCGGCGGGCGACGGGTCTTCATCGGAGGGAACCTCGGCGAGCCGCTCTCCGCGCACGCCGACGAGGAGCTCGACCTCATCGTCCTCGAGGTCTCGAGCTACCAGATGGAGCGCGTGCGCACCTTCGCGCCGCGCGCGGCGCTGCTGCTCAACCTCAGCCCCGATCACCTCGATCGGTATGCCGGCATGGCCGAATACGCCGCCGCGAAGGGCAACGCGTTCGCGCGGCAGACGCCCGCGGATCTGGCGGTCGTGCCGTTCGGCGACGAGGGCTGCCTCGCCCAGGCGCGCCGCGGCGGCGGGCGGGTCGTCACGTTCGGCGTGGAGCCTCAGGCCGATGTGGTCGTGGCGGCCGACCACATCCTCCACCGGGGCCTCGGCGCGCGCTTCTCGCTCGCGCAGCTCCGGCTACGCGGCGCGCACAACGCGCTGAACGTCGCGGCCGCGCTCGCGGTCGCGATCGACCTCGGCGTCGACGCGGCGTTCGTCGCCTCCGTCCTCTCCACCTTCGAGGGGCTCGCGCACCGGATGGCGTACGTCGCAGAAGTCGGGGGCGTGCGCTTTTACGACGACTCGAAGGGCACCAACGTAGGCGCCTCCGTCACCGCGCTGCTCGGCCTCGCCGAACCGAAGGCGGTGATCATTCTGGGAGGCCGCGACAAGGGTGGCACCTACGCGCCGCTCGTCGACGCGCTGCGCGCCCGCGCCAGGGCCGCTGTGCTCGTCGGCGAGGCCGCGCCGCTGCTCGCCGACGCCATCGGCGACGCGGTCCCCACCGCGCGGGCCGCGACCATGGCGGAGGCCGTCGATCAGGCCGCGACCTTCGCGCGCCCGGGCGACGCCGTGCTGCTCTCGCCCGCCTGCTCGAGCTTCGACATGTTCCGCGACTACAAGGAACGAGGCGACGTGTTCGTCGCCGCCGTCCACGCGCGAAGCGGCGAGAGCGCCGAGGCGCCGCATGAACCGGCAGCGAGCCCCGGAGGGGCGAACGAAGGTCGATGGCGAGGCCGAGTCGAAGGCGAGGGGTCGCCATGA
- a CDS encoding FtsQ-type POTRA domain-containing protein: MIRPSNRRIALDDAPKEGDASRGGEPEAASPRRGKADAPAPRAARSRAASGSMARLVELGRALLGLVLVVGIAGGVAHAARRYVKTTPRFAVTDIVVVGASHRSEDDLIAIAGVAKGKNVFSTDLDAARAHLLADPWIKEARLERRLPGTVSIVVEERRAAGIVAAGDTYLVSADGEIWKRLEPGDPTDLPIITGLSLTMVTQDRKGAEAVVRRALELGLEYERSPLAKRSPLQEIHVAPTGRTALVVGKSALTLELGAPPFRRKLEHAARVIADLDRRGAKADALLLDDEARLDRVVVRMR; this comes from the coding sequence GTGATCCGCCCCTCGAACAGGAGGATCGCCCTGGACGACGCGCCCAAGGAAGGCGACGCGTCGCGAGGGGGAGAGCCCGAGGCCGCCTCGCCGCGGCGAGGGAAGGCCGACGCGCCCGCGCCGCGCGCCGCTCGGTCCCGCGCCGCCTCGGGCTCGATGGCCCGACTCGTCGAGCTCGGCCGCGCGCTCCTCGGGCTCGTGCTCGTGGTGGGCATCGCCGGCGGCGTCGCGCACGCGGCGCGTCGCTACGTCAAGACCACCCCCCGCTTCGCCGTCACCGACATCGTGGTGGTCGGGGCGAGCCACCGGAGCGAGGACGACCTCATCGCGATCGCGGGCGTCGCGAAGGGCAAGAACGTGTTCTCGACGGACCTCGACGCCGCGCGCGCCCACCTGCTCGCCGACCCGTGGATCAAGGAGGCGCGGCTCGAGCGGCGCCTCCCCGGCACCGTGTCGATCGTCGTCGAAGAGCGTCGCGCCGCGGGCATCGTCGCCGCCGGGGACACCTACCTCGTGTCGGCCGACGGGGAGATCTGGAAGCGCCTCGAGCCCGGCGATCCGACCGATCTCCCCATCATCACGGGTCTCTCGCTCACGATGGTGACTCAAGATCGCAAAGGCGCGGAGGCCGTCGTGCGGCGTGCGCTGGAGCTCGGCCTCGAGTACGAGCGCTCGCCCCTCGCCAAGCGCTCGCCGCTCCAAGAGATCCACGTCGCCCCTACCGGCAGGACCGCGCTCGTGGTCGGCAAGTCCGCGCTCACGCTCGAGCTCGGGGCGCCGCCCTTCCGGCGCAAGCTCGAGCACGCGGCCCGCGTCATCGCCGATCTCGACCGCCGCGGCGCCAAGGCCGACGCCCTGCTGCTCGACGACGAGGCGCGCCTCGACCGCGTGGTCGTGCGGATGCGCTGA
- the ftsW gene encoding putative lipid II flippase FtsW yields MARPSRRRGVAMNFRNVRRAPALAVDKLAVPLDARPNQEASQRPVDLVLAATVVALLGFGVVMVYSASTVQGTTQHHDAQFFLKRQGAFAIAALAVFFLTSLIDYHRIYKLTYPVLGSVGMLLVACVAGFGHRGGGATRWISVGPVHIQPAELAKLALVSWLAYSLAKKAEKVKTFTVGFLPHLLVAGVFVLLCMKQPDFGSAVVLLLLTFTMLFVAGAKVGYILGATILGGAFAVVSIVSREYRYARYLAWLNMDQHRQDLAYQPFQSVMSFGSGGTFGLGIGRGLQTLYLPEAHNDFIAAIIGEELGFVGVMALCAVFFTLVARGVRAALRAPDDYGSYLAFGISAMFGIQAILNLSVALSILPTKGLTLPFISYGGSSLLMNALAAGILLNVSRQGQAVAHYETPLPPEVTSNDERTATTDEVADAESPAPLGLVVESAEAE; encoded by the coding sequence ATGGCGAGGCCGAGTCGAAGGCGAGGGGTCGCCATGAACTTCCGCAACGTCCGCAGGGCGCCGGCGCTGGCCGTGGACAAGCTGGCCGTGCCGCTCGACGCCCGCCCGAACCAAGAGGCCTCGCAGCGCCCGGTGGACCTCGTGCTCGCCGCCACCGTCGTCGCCCTGCTCGGCTTCGGGGTGGTGATGGTCTACAGCGCCTCGACCGTGCAGGGCACGACCCAGCACCACGACGCGCAGTTCTTCCTGAAGCGCCAGGGGGCCTTCGCGATCGCGGCCCTCGCCGTGTTCTTCCTCACGAGCCTCATCGACTACCACCGCATCTACAAGCTCACCTACCCCGTGCTCGGGAGCGTCGGAATGCTCCTCGTCGCGTGCGTGGCCGGCTTCGGTCACCGCGGCGGAGGCGCCACCCGCTGGATTTCGGTGGGCCCCGTGCACATCCAGCCGGCCGAGCTCGCCAAGCTCGCGCTCGTCTCCTGGCTCGCCTACTCGCTCGCGAAGAAGGCCGAGAAGGTAAAGACCTTCACCGTCGGTTTCCTCCCGCACCTCCTGGTCGCGGGCGTCTTCGTGCTGCTCTGCATGAAGCAGCCCGACTTCGGCTCGGCGGTCGTGCTCTTGCTGCTCACGTTCACCATGCTGTTCGTGGCGGGAGCAAAGGTCGGATATATTCTCGGCGCGACCATCCTCGGCGGCGCGTTCGCGGTCGTGTCGATCGTCTCGCGCGAGTACCGCTACGCCCGCTACCTGGCCTGGCTGAACATGGATCAGCACCGCCAGGACCTCGCCTACCAGCCGTTCCAGTCGGTCATGTCGTTCGGCTCCGGGGGCACGTTCGGCCTCGGCATCGGGCGCGGCCTCCAGACCCTCTACCTGCCCGAGGCGCACAACGACTTCATCGCGGCCATCATCGGCGAGGAGCTCGGGTTCGTGGGCGTCATGGCGCTCTGCGCCGTGTTCTTCACCCTGGTCGCCCGCGGGGTCCGGGCGGCGCTGCGGGCGCCCGATGACTACGGCAGCTACCTCGCGTTCGGGATCTCGGCGATGTTCGGCATCCAAGCGATCTTGAACCTGTCGGTGGCGCTCTCGATCCTCCCCACGAAGGGCCTCACGCTCCCCTTCATCAGCTACGGCGGCTCCTCGCTGCTCATGAACGCGCTGGCCGCGGGCATCCTTCTCAACGTCTCCCGACAGGGACAGGCGGTCGCTCACTACGAGACACCCCTCCCGCCCGAGGTGACCTCGAACGACGAGCGCACGGCGACGACCGACGAGGTCGCCGACGCGGAGTCGCCGGCTCCGCTCGGGCTCGTGGTCGAGAGCGCGGAGGCCGAGTGA
- a CDS encoding UDP-N-acetylmuramoyl-tripeptide--D-alanyl-D-alanine ligase, protein MATPIPSNRARFTAAEVARVTGGALRGPSVVAEGLTTDSRIARARPGGLFVPLVGERLDGHDFLASVDGHAAVVVCARGRGASVRESAVVEVDDTLVAWAALAEAHLAAWREQEGPARRTVCVTGSAGKTTTKELTAALLACVGTVQRTRGNLNNRVGMPATALTVEAEHRFAVLELGMSVPGEIRAMAAAARPDVAIVTNVGVAHSEGVGGRAGVAQEKGELVAHLRPGGVAVLNADCDTLETLRARSTGARVVTFGRAASADYRLLERAVEPRDGSVLTIARASDTPRLLRVRFPLLGEHAAIDLLAALAAAEAALGAPLAAADIEAAVPRAELHGRGSLVVLGNGAWVIDDSYNANPGSMAAALAALAEQGAGRRKIAVLGEMRELGALAEGEHDALAARVLEAGVDFLVSCGGLISRTAAIVRAAGVPTFDFIDAEEAATFVTSVVVSSDIVLVKGSRSIATERVVAALARSFGAPGTSPEPA, encoded by the coding sequence GTGGCGACGCCCATCCCCAGCAACCGGGCGCGCTTCACCGCCGCCGAGGTGGCCCGCGTGACCGGCGGCGCGCTCCGAGGGCCGTCGGTCGTCGCGGAGGGGCTCACCACCGACTCGCGGATCGCGCGCGCGCGGCCCGGTGGGCTCTTCGTCCCCCTCGTGGGTGAGCGGCTCGACGGCCACGACTTCCTCGCGAGCGTCGACGGCCACGCGGCCGTGGTCGTGTGCGCGCGAGGACGGGGCGCGAGCGTCCGCGAGAGCGCGGTCGTCGAGGTCGACGACACCCTCGTCGCTTGGGCCGCGCTCGCCGAGGCCCACCTCGCCGCGTGGCGGGAGCAAGAGGGGCCCGCCCGGCGTACGGTGTGTGTGACCGGGAGCGCGGGCAAGACCACCACGAAGGAGCTCACGGCGGCGCTGCTCGCGTGCGTGGGCACAGTGCAGCGCACGCGCGGGAACCTGAACAACCGCGTCGGCATGCCGGCGACGGCGCTCACGGTGGAGGCGGAGCACCGCTTCGCCGTGCTCGAGCTCGGCATGAGCGTCCCCGGCGAGATCCGCGCGATGGCCGCGGCCGCCAGGCCCGACGTCGCCATCGTCACCAACGTGGGCGTCGCCCACTCCGAGGGCGTCGGCGGGCGCGCGGGCGTCGCACAGGAGAAGGGCGAGCTCGTGGCGCACCTCCGCCCGGGCGGCGTCGCGGTGCTGAACGCCGACTGCGACACGCTCGAGACCTTGCGGGCCCGCTCGACCGGAGCGCGGGTGGTCACCTTCGGCCGCGCCGCCAGCGCCGACTACCGCCTGCTCGAGCGCGCCGTGGAGCCGCGGGACGGATCCGTGCTCACGATCGCGCGGGCCAGCGACACGCCTCGCCTCCTGCGCGTGCGCTTCCCGCTGCTCGGCGAGCACGCTGCGATCGATCTCCTCGCCGCCCTCGCCGCCGCCGAGGCCGCGCTCGGCGCGCCCCTCGCCGCCGCCGACATCGAGGCCGCCGTCCCGCGCGCGGAGCTCCACGGCCGCGGCTCGCTCGTCGTGCTCGGCAACGGCGCCTGGGTCATCGACGACTCGTACAACGCCAACCCCGGCAGCATGGCGGCCGCGCTCGCCGCGCTCGCGGAGCAGGGGGCAGGCCGCCGCAAGATCGCCGTCCTCGGCGAGATGCGCGAGCTCGGTGCCCTCGCCGAGGGCGAGCACGACGCCTTGGCCGCGAGGGTTCTCGAGGCCGGGGTGGACTTCCTCGTCTCGTGCGGAGGCTTGATTTCCCGCACCGCAGCGATCGTGAGGGCCGCCGGCGTACCTACATTTGACTTCATTGACGCAGAAGAAGCCGCCACTTTCGTGACTTCTGTGGTCGTTTCGAGCGACATCGTGCTCGTGAAAGGGTCTCGCAGCATCGCCACTGAGCGCGTCGTCGCCGCGCTCGCACGCTCGTTCGGCGCGCCGGGCACCTCCCCGGAGCCCGCGTGA
- the ftsA gene encoding cell division protein FtsA, producing MSTQASQGEIVVGLDIGTTKVCAVVGEVGEDGITVLGVAQVPCRGLRKGIVSNIDWTVRSIRDAIEAAQTMAGVEIRTVYAGVAGSHIRSQPSDGVAAIAGGEVTRADVERVLEGARAIPVDADRQILHVLPREYTVDVQDGIRDPIGMSGVRLGAKVNLVTAATSCVQNVIRCAERCDLVVADAVLESLASAEAVLSEDEKEIGAAVIDIGGGTTDVILYVDGGIAHTFVIPVGGNNITSDIAAGLRTPMAEADRLKQKHGCALGRMIAEDEEIEVPGVGGHQPRHTARRVLSDIVEPRVEEMFAVIRKRIEDTGLLEQLSAGAVLTGGAVLLEGMPEFAEEILGMPVRIGYPTGVRGLTQLVQGPQYATAVGLVKYGAQQIIDAHNRAPAPPHSLARQKVTKRPVQITEEATDEQPKAQGSKIWEWLKAAF from the coding sequence ATGAGCACGCAAGCTTCGCAGGGAGAAATCGTCGTCGGTCTCGACATCGGCACGACCAAGGTCTGTGCAGTGGTGGGAGAGGTCGGCGAAGACGGCATCACGGTGCTGGGGGTCGCGCAGGTACCCTGCCGCGGGCTCCGGAAGGGGATCGTGTCGAACATCGACTGGACGGTCCGCTCGATCCGAGACGCCATAGAGGCCGCGCAGACCATGGCGGGCGTCGAGATCCGCACGGTGTATGCGGGGGTCGCGGGCAGCCATATCCGGTCGCAGCCCTCGGACGGCGTCGCGGCCATCGCGGGGGGTGAGGTCACGCGGGCCGACGTCGAGCGCGTGCTCGAGGGGGCGAGGGCGATCCCGGTCGACGCCGACCGGCAGATCCTCCACGTGCTGCCGCGCGAGTACACCGTCGACGTACAGGACGGCATCCGCGACCCGATCGGGATGAGCGGCGTTCGGCTCGGCGCGAAGGTGAACCTCGTGACCGCCGCGACGAGCTGCGTGCAGAACGTCATCCGCTGCGCGGAGCGCTGCGATCTGGTGGTCGCCGACGCGGTGCTCGAGTCGCTCGCGAGCGCCGAGGCGGTGCTCTCCGAGGACGAGAAGGAGATCGGCGCGGCCGTCATCGACATCGGTGGCGGGACGACCGACGTCATCCTCTACGTCGACGGCGGCATCGCGCACACGTTCGTCATCCCCGTGGGAGGCAACAACATCACGAGCGACATCGCGGCCGGGCTCCGCACGCCGATGGCCGAGGCCGACCGGCTGAAGCAGAAGCACGGCTGCGCGCTGGGGCGGATGATCGCCGAAGACGAGGAGATCGAGGTGCCCGGCGTGGGTGGGCACCAGCCGCGGCACACGGCGCGTCGCGTCCTCTCCGACATCGTCGAGCCCCGGGTCGAGGAGATGTTCGCCGTCATCCGAAAGCGGATCGAAGACACGGGGCTGCTCGAGCAGCTCTCGGCGGGCGCGGTGCTGACGGGTGGGGCCGTGCTCCTCGAGGGGATGCCAGAGTTCGCCGAGGAGATCCTGGGCATGCCCGTGCGGATTGGCTATCCGACCGGGGTGCGCGGGCTGACCCAGCTCGTGCAGGGGCCGCAGTACGCCACCGCGGTGGGCCTCGTGAAGTATGGCGCTCAGCAGATCATCGACGCGCATAACCGCGCGCCCGCGCCTCCTCACTCGCTCGCCCGACAGAAGGTGACGAAGCGCCCCGTGCAGATTACCGAGGAGGCGACTGACGAACAGCCCAAAGCGCAGGGGAGCAAGATCTGGGAGTGGCTGAAGGCCGCGTTCTGA
- a CDS encoding phospho-N-acetylmuramoyl-pentapeptide-transferase translates to MIYEYLFPLRTHADWLGWLNVLRYVPFRIIMSTLTAMLFSFFLAPWFIRELQKKQIGQVVRDDGPASHRIKQGTPTMGGSLILLSVLVPTILWCDLHNPFVWATTAVTAGYGVIGYLDDYLKIKMKNTRGVPGRFKLLGQFLVGGGVLSYVFLKQSAVPADWWAIRARLSVPFLAFDKHPITLPIYVYVAFAIFVVVAWSNAVNLTDGLDGLAIGPVIINGGTYLLWAYLAGASLGIANVSQRLVVARYLDIPGIASAGELSIYCGAVVGAGIGFLWYNTYPAQVFMGDVGSLALGGGLGMCAVFTKNELLSIVLGGVFFLEAVSVIVQVGSFKLTGKRVFLMAPIHHHYEKKGWAEPKIIVRFWIISVLLALVALSSLKVR, encoded by the coding sequence GTGATCTACGAGTACCTCTTCCCGCTTCGCACCCACGCGGACTGGCTCGGGTGGCTGAACGTGCTCCGGTACGTGCCGTTCCGGATCATCATGTCCACGCTCACGGCCATGCTGTTCTCGTTCTTCCTCGCGCCGTGGTTCATCCGCGAGCTGCAGAAGAAGCAGATAGGCCAGGTCGTGCGCGACGACGGCCCCGCGTCCCACAGGATCAAGCAGGGCACGCCCACGATGGGCGGCTCGCTCATCCTCCTCAGCGTGCTCGTGCCCACTATCCTCTGGTGCGATCTGCACAACCCGTTCGTGTGGGCCACGACCGCGGTGACCGCGGGCTACGGCGTCATCGGGTACCTAGACGACTACCTGAAGATCAAGATGAAGAACACGCGCGGCGTCCCCGGGCGGTTCAAGCTCCTCGGCCAGTTCCTCGTGGGCGGCGGCGTGCTCTCGTACGTGTTCTTGAAGCAGAGCGCCGTGCCGGCCGACTGGTGGGCCATTCGCGCGCGGCTGTCCGTGCCGTTCTTGGCGTTCGACAAGCACCCGATCACGCTCCCCATTTACGTCTACGTCGCGTTCGCGATCTTCGTGGTGGTCGCGTGGTCGAACGCCGTCAACCTCACCGACGGGCTCGATGGGCTCGCGATCGGCCCGGTCATCATCAACGGCGGCACCTACCTCCTGTGGGCGTACCTAGCGGGCGCGAGCCTGGGCATCGCGAACGTCTCGCAGCGCCTCGTCGTCGCCCGGTACCTCGACATTCCGGGGATCGCGAGCGCGGGTGAGCTCTCCATCTACTGCGGCGCCGTGGTCGGCGCGGGCATCGGCTTCCTTTGGTACAACACGTACCCGGCGCAGGTCTTCATGGGCGACGTCGGCTCGCTCGCGCTGGGCGGCGGCCTCGGCATGTGCGCGGTCTTCACGAAGAACGAGCTGCTGAGCATCGTGCTCGGCGGGGTGTTCTTCCTCGAGGCGGTCAGCGTCATCGTGCAGGTGGGGTCGTTCAAGCTCACGGGCAAGCGCGTGTTCCTCATGGCGCCCATCCACCACCACTACGAAAAGAAGGGGTGGGCCGAGCCCAAGATCATCGTTCGGTTCTGGATCATCAGCGTGCTCCTCGCGCTGGTGGCGCTCTCGAGCCTCAAGGTCAGGTAG